One Solanum pennellii chromosome 10, SPENNV200 genomic region harbors:
- the LOC107032421 gene encoding NDR1/HIN1-like protein 1, producing MSDYDQQKIPNASVGYPQKPSPIAISSTDPSRRSPAKTLCTLLFILVILAGLVVLILWLVYRPHKPNFSLVDAAIYDLNVTSPPYMSTSMQFTVLARNPNRRVRLDYDQFSAIVYYKGQAITPPGLLPPLFQKTKSTVILSPLIRGASVPVSVEVANGLLIDEVYGVVGLRLVLMGKMRYKAGIVKTKHYQVYVKCDMLVGYKKGFMGQVPLLGSSDCQLHL from the exons ATGAGTGATTATGACCAACAAAAGATTCCAAATGCAAGTGTTGGTTATCCTCAAAAACCTTCTCCTATAGCAATATCCTCTACTGATCCAAGTAGAAGAAGTCCAGCCAAAACTTTGTGCACTTTGTTGTTCATTTTAGTCATCTTGGCTGGCCTTGTTGTGCTCATACTATGGCTAGTTTATAGACCCCACAAACCAAATTTCAGTCTAGTTGATGCTGCCATATATGATTTAAATGTAACATCCCCTCCTTACATGTCAACCAGCATGCAATTCACAGTGTTGGCAAGAAATCCAAATAGGAGAGTTCGATTGGATTATGACCAATTTTCAGCTATTGTTTACTACAAGGGTCAAGCAATTACACCTCCAGGTCTGCTTCCACCTTTATTTCag aAAACAAAAAGCACGGTGATATTATCGCCGTTGATAAGAGGTGCATCGGTACCTGTGTCGGTGGAAGTAGCAAATGGATTACTGATAGATGAAGTTTATGGAGTTGTGGGATTGAGACTAGTTCTAATGGGGAAAATGAGATATAAAGCTGGAATTGTAAAGACGAAACACTATCAAGTTTATGTAAAATGTGACATGTTGGTTGGCTACAAAAAGGGATTTATGGGTCAAGTTCCTTTGCTTGGTTCTTCAGATTGTCAACTTCATTTATGA
- the LOC107002583 gene encoding protein CURVATURE THYLAKOID 1B, chloroplastic, with translation MASTTTPSLSLSSSSTLVDGKTTRQSAAVASSQCVTLPTLPPRPAVQSRAARTTAYCRKIARNVAAMATSTGEVATADATAETATTELPSELVQKIQEVWDKVDDKYAVSSLGVAAFILLWSSTGVISAIDRLPLIPGVLELVGIGYTGWFAYKNLIFKPDREALIAKIKELYKDILGSS, from the exons ATGGCCTCAACAACTACCCCTTcactttctctctcttcttcATCGACCCTCGTCGACGGCAAGACAACTCGTCAGTCTGCTGCCGTGGCATCGTCGCAATGTGTGACACTACCAACCCTTCCGCCGCGGCCGGCCGTTCAAAGCCGTGCTGCCAGAACCACTGCTTACT GTAGAAAGATTGCAAGGAATGTGGCCGCAATGGCTACATCAACTGGAGAAGTTGCCACTGCAGATGCCACAGCTGAAACGGCAACCACTGAGCTACCATCAGAGCTTGTCCAAAAGATTCAAGAAGTT TGGGACAAAGTTGATGATAAGTACGCAGTCAGTTCATTGGGCGTTGCTGCATTTATTCTTCTTTGGAGCTCCACTGGAGTGATCTCG GCAATTGACAGGCTTCCTTTGATTCCTGGTGTTCTTGAGCTTGTAGGAATTGGTTACACCGGT TGGTTTGCCTACAAGAACTTGATCTTCAAACCTGACAG AGAAGCTTTGATAGCAAAAATCAAGGAATTATACAAGGATATTCTTGGGAGCAGCTAA
- the LOC107002798 gene encoding caffeic acid 3-O-methyltransferase-like produces MGSTANIQLPTQSENEERNCTYAMQLLSSSVLPFVLHSTIQLDVFEILAKDKAATKLSALEIVSHMPNCKNPDAATMLDRMLYVLASYSLLDCTVVEEGNGVTERRYGLSRVGKFFVRDEDGASMGPLLALLQDKAFINSWFELKDAVLEGGVPFDRVHGVHAFEYPKLDPKFNDVFNQAMINHTTVVMKRILENYKGFENLKTLVDVGGGLGVNLKMITSKYPTIKGTNFDLPHVVQHATSYPGVDHVGGDMFESVPQGDAIFMKWILHDWSDGHCLKLLKNCHKALPDNGKVIVVEANLPVKPDTDTTVVGVSQCDLIMMAQNPGGKERSEQEFRALASEAGFKGVNLICCVCNFWVMEFYK; encoded by the exons ATGGGATCGACAGCAAATATCCAGTTACCAACACAATCGGAAAACGAAGAGCGTAATTGCACGTACGCCATGCAACTACTCTCATCGTCAGTGCTTCCCTTCGTTTTGCACTCAACTATCCAATTGGATGTTTTTGAGATACTCGCAAAAGATAAAGCCGCCACTAAACTATCTGCTTTAGAAATTGTGTCTCACATGCCTAACTGTAAGAACCCTGATGCCGCTACCATGCTAGACCGGATGCTTTATGTCCTAGCTAGTTATTCTTTACTCGATTGTACTGTTGTTGAAGAGGGAAATGGGGTGACCGAAAGGCGCTATGGTCTGTCACGAGTGGGGAAATTTTTTGTACGTGATGAAGATGGTGCATCCATGGGACCATTGTTGGCTTTGCTTCAAGATAAAGCATTCATTAACAGCTG GTTTGAACTAAAAGATGCAGTACTTGAAGGTGGAGTTCCATTTGACAGGGTGCATGGTGTACATGCATTTGAATATCCAAAATTGGACCCAAAGTTCAATGATGTTTTCAACCAGGCAATGATCAACCACACAACTGTTGTCATGAAAAGAATACTTGAAAATTACAAAGGTTTTGAGAATCTCAAAACTTTGGTTGATGTTGGAGGTGGTCTTGGAGTTAATCTCAAGATGATTACATCTAAATACCCCACAATTAAGGGCACTAATTTTGATTTGCCTCATGTTGTTCAACATGCAACTTCCTATCCTG GGGTGGATCATGTTGGGGGAGATATGTTTGAAAGTGTTCCACAAGGAGATGCTATTTTTATGAAG TGGATCCTTCATGACTGGAGTGATGGTCACTGCCTCAAATTGCTGAAGAACTGCCATAAGGCTCTACCGGACAACGGAAAGGTGATTGTTGTGGAGGCCAATCTACCAGTGAAACCTGATACTGATACCACAGTGGTTGGAGTTTCACAATGTGATTTGATCATGATGGCTCAGAATCCGGGAGGCAAAGAGCGTTCTGAACAGGAGTTTCGGGCATTGGCAAGTGAAGCTGGATTCAAAGGTGTTAACCTAATATGTTGTGTCTGTAATTTTTGGGTCATGGAATTTTACAAGTAG